One window of the Posidoniimonas polymericola genome contains the following:
- a CDS encoding FMN-binding glutamate synthase family protein produces MPSLTTVLVFLALALATWVAYDVLQKKHAILHNFPIVGHFRYWLEAIGPELRQYIVTNNDEERPFTRDQRRWVYASSKQENNYFGFGTDNDLEASPNYLIIRHSAFPLNEPQPGEPGHDPLHPIACEKVLGEHRRRAKAFRPASVVNLSAMSFGSLSAAAVEALNRGALLAGCLHNTGEGAVSPHHQHGGDLVWQIGTACFGCRDERGRFDFKRFSDVVAANPVRAIEIKLSQGAKPGHGGVLPAAKITSEISAIRGVPMGRDCISPASHAEFHDVDSLLDFVEQLAEASGLPVGVKSAVGQMDFWEELTRRMAADDRGVDFVTIDGGEGGTGAAPLAFSDHVALPFKIGFGSVYRLFRESGLQDKVVFIGSGKLGFPESALLAMGMGCDMINVAREAMLSIGCIQAQRCHTGHCPTGVATQNRWLMRGLDPTHKANRFANYVVTLRKDLLELSRACGVEHPSQVTLDHFDIVDECFNARPARVVFGGPDA; encoded by the coding sequence ATGCCCTCTCTGACGACCGTGCTGGTTTTCTTGGCGTTGGCCCTAGCGACCTGGGTGGCCTACGACGTGCTGCAGAAGAAGCACGCGATCCTGCACAACTTCCCGATCGTCGGGCACTTCCGCTACTGGCTCGAGGCGATCGGCCCGGAGCTCCGCCAGTACATCGTCACCAACAACGACGAGGAACGCCCGTTCACCCGCGACCAGCGGCGGTGGGTGTACGCGTCGTCGAAGCAGGAGAACAACTACTTCGGCTTCGGCACCGACAACGACCTCGAGGCCTCGCCCAACTACCTGATCATCCGCCACTCGGCGTTCCCGCTCAACGAGCCGCAGCCGGGCGAACCGGGCCACGACCCGCTGCACCCCATCGCCTGCGAGAAGGTCTTGGGCGAGCACCGGCGCCGCGCCAAGGCGTTCCGCCCGGCGTCGGTGGTGAACCTCTCGGCGATGAGTTTCGGTTCGCTCAGCGCCGCGGCGGTCGAGGCGCTAAACCGGGGCGCCTTGCTGGCCGGCTGCCTGCACAACACGGGCGAGGGCGCGGTGTCCCCGCACCACCAGCACGGCGGTGACCTGGTGTGGCAGATCGGCACCGCGTGCTTCGGCTGCCGCGACGAGCGGGGGCGGTTCGACTTCAAGCGGTTCTCCGATGTTGTGGCGGCGAACCCGGTGCGGGCGATCGAGATCAAGCTGAGCCAGGGCGCCAAGCCGGGCCACGGCGGCGTGCTGCCGGCCGCCAAGATCACCAGCGAGATCTCCGCGATCCGCGGCGTCCCCATGGGGCGGGACTGCATCAGCCCCGCCTCGCACGCCGAGTTCCACGACGTCGACAGCCTGCTCGACTTTGTCGAACAGCTGGCCGAGGCCAGCGGGCTGCCGGTCGGCGTCAAGTCGGCGGTCGGGCAGATGGACTTCTGGGAGGAGCTGACCCGCCGCATGGCCGCCGACGACCGCGGCGTCGATTTCGTCACTATCGACGGCGGCGAGGGGGGCACCGGCGCCGCGCCGCTGGCGTTCTCCGACCACGTCGCGCTGCCGTTCAAGATCGGCTTCGGCAGCGTCTACCGGCTGTTCCGCGAGTCGGGCCTGCAGGACAAGGTCGTGTTCATCGGCTCCGGCAAGCTCGGCTTCCCCGAGTCGGCGCTGCTGGCGATGGGCATGGGCTGCGACATGATCAACGTGGCCCGCGAGGCGATGCTGTCGATCGGCTGCATCCAGGCCCAACGCTGCCACACCGGCCATTGCCCGACCGGCGTGGCGACCCAGAACCGCTGGCTGATGCGGGGCCTCGACCCGACCCACAAGGCGAACCGGTTCGCCAACTACGTGGTCACGCTCCGCAAGGACCTGCTGGAGCTGAGCCGCGCCTGCGGGGTAGAGCACCCGTCGCAGGTCACGCTC
- a CDS encoding efflux RND transporter periplasmic adaptor subunit, whose product MPCTVLWRLLLLSLIVVAPVSLASADEGPTLAETVAESVAKAMAEDDEKEDKDAKQEDDEQAKEKASDKKESEDKAEAKDEDEKKPDDSDAKQEEDGDKDDDSDKEEKKPERKTLSIKKKPLKIEVEVSGSVISETMTEVALDSETWSSFEIEEIVPHGAKVRAGETLVRFDPEDLDEAIEELELSQRLSELSLMQMEQDLPRREEELERRLKDAKTDWEETQEDYERYTDEERDLIVKMQDMRLKQSKFQLDYANDELEQLEKMYEADDLTEETEEMILRRQRTQLEFSKFSYELAKYNNEVTLGSSLPRQDERMKQMNRRVELALERLKDSTELDLSRTRYELEQARKSRKKSLEKHSDLTADKRLMTIKAPKAGVVYYGRCVNGKWGETTSLKQKLLPEKSAPKGTVLMTIVDPENLTLLATVKEEDLPTVEDGQPVELSLTAKGVDPIEAKVGAVDRVPATAGKFDVTIDITGDTPDWLLPGMTGKAKILTYEKKKAVLVPKDAVHKDEDADKHYVWLVEEEDDETEVEKQWVKLGKTDDKEIEILKGLKEGDVISVDPKEKGTDDGDEDKDDDDSDD is encoded by the coding sequence ATGCCCTGCACCGTGCTCTGGCGCCTGCTGCTGTTGTCGCTGATTGTGGTCGCCCCTGTTTCGCTTGCGTCCGCCGACGAGGGCCCGACCCTCGCAGAGACCGTCGCGGAGTCGGTCGCCAAGGCGATGGCCGAAGACGACGAAAAAGAAGACAAGGACGCCAAGCAGGAAGACGACGAGCAGGCCAAGGAAAAGGCGTCCGACAAGAAGGAATCTGAGGACAAGGCCGAGGCGAAGGACGAGGACGAGAAGAAGCCCGACGACTCCGACGCCAAGCAGGAAGAGGACGGCGACAAGGACGACGACTCCGACAAGGAGGAGAAGAAGCCCGAACGCAAGACGCTGAGCATCAAGAAGAAGCCGCTCAAGATCGAGGTCGAGGTTTCGGGCTCGGTGATCTCCGAGACCATGACCGAGGTCGCGCTCGACTCCGAGACCTGGAGCTCGTTCGAGATCGAGGAGATCGTGCCGCACGGCGCCAAGGTCCGCGCCGGTGAGACGCTCGTCCGCTTCGACCCGGAAGACCTGGACGAGGCGATCGAGGAGCTGGAGTTGTCGCAGCGTCTGAGCGAGCTGTCGCTGATGCAGATGGAGCAGGACCTGCCCCGCCGCGAGGAGGAGCTCGAGCGTCGGCTCAAGGACGCCAAGACCGACTGGGAAGAAACCCAGGAGGACTACGAACGCTACACCGACGAGGAACGCGACCTGATCGTCAAGATGCAGGACATGCGGCTCAAGCAGAGCAAGTTCCAGCTCGACTACGCGAACGACGAGCTCGAGCAGCTCGAGAAGATGTACGAGGCCGACGACCTGACCGAGGAGACCGAGGAGATGATCCTCCGCCGGCAGCGGACGCAGCTCGAGTTCTCCAAGTTCTCGTACGAGCTCGCCAAGTACAACAACGAGGTCACGCTCGGCTCGTCGCTGCCGCGGCAGGACGAGCGGATGAAGCAGATGAACCGCCGCGTCGAGCTGGCCCTAGAGCGTTTGAAGGACTCCACCGAGCTCGACCTCAGCCGCACCCGCTACGAGCTGGAGCAGGCCCGCAAGTCGCGCAAGAAGTCGCTCGAGAAGCACTCGGACCTGACGGCCGACAAGCGGCTGATGACGATCAAGGCCCCGAAGGCGGGCGTGGTTTACTACGGCCGCTGCGTGAACGGCAAGTGGGGCGAGACTACCTCGCTGAAGCAGAAGCTGCTGCCCGAGAAGAGCGCGCCGAAGGGGACCGTGCTGATGACCATCGTCGACCCGGAAAACCTGACGCTGCTGGCGACCGTCAAGGAAGAGGACCTGCCCACGGTTGAGGACGGCCAGCCGGTCGAGCTGAGCCTGACCGCCAAGGGGGTCGACCCCATCGAGGCCAAGGTCGGCGCGGTCGACCGGGTGCCGGCCACCGCCGGCAAGTTCGACGTCACGATCGACATCACCGGCGACACGCCCGACTGGCTGCTCCCCGGCATGACCGGCAAGGCGAAGATCCTGACCTACGAGAAGAAGAAGGCGGTGCTGGTCCCCAAGGACGCCGTGCACAAGGACGAGGACGCCGACAAGCACTACGTCTGGCTGGTCGAGGAGGAGGACGACGAAACCGAGGTCGAGAAGCAGTGGGTCAAGCTCGGCAAGACCGACGACAAAGAGATCGAGATCCTCAAGGGCCTCAAAGAGGGGGACGTCATCTCGGTCGACCCCAAGGAGAAGGGGACCGACGACGGCGATGAGGACAAGGACGACGACGACAGCGACGACTGA
- a CDS encoding NAD(P)H-hydrate epimerase — MPDRYLTREQARDVDRRAINELGYPGPVLMENAGRGCVDVLQRQGVGGPVLVLCGKGNNGGDGFVIARHLMLRGVECRVALTDAPTQITGDAQTAHRMLQPCGVREQLLADAVESTLDDLAAGCDWLVDALLGTGAQGNPRPPVDAVIRWANQQPARRLAIDLPSGLDCETGQPGEPTFRADCTCTLVAPKVGFRQPAAQEFLGQVHTVSIGLPMDLRTTER; from the coding sequence ATGCCCGACCGCTACCTTACCCGTGAACAGGCCCGAGACGTCGACCGCCGGGCGATCAACGAGCTCGGCTACCCCGGCCCGGTCCTGATGGAGAACGCCGGCCGCGGCTGCGTCGATGTGCTCCAGCGGCAGGGGGTGGGCGGCCCGGTGCTGGTGCTGTGCGGCAAAGGAAACAACGGCGGCGACGGTTTCGTCATCGCCCGCCACCTGATGCTCCGCGGCGTCGAGTGCCGTGTCGCGTTGACGGACGCCCCGACCCAAATTACCGGCGACGCGCAGACCGCCCACCGTATGCTCCAGCCGTGCGGCGTCCGCGAGCAGCTCCTGGCCGACGCGGTTGAATCTACCCTCGACGACCTGGCCGCCGGGTGCGACTGGTTGGTCGACGCGTTGCTGGGCACCGGCGCCCAGGGCAACCCCCGCCCGCCTGTGGACGCCGTGATCCGCTGGGCGAACCAGCAACCCGCCCGCCGACTCGCAATCGACCTGCCGAGCGGCCTCGATTGCGAAACGGGTCAACCGGGCGAGCCCACATTCCGCGCCGACTGTACCTGCACGTTGGTCGCCCCCAAGGTCGGCTTCCGGCAGCCCGCCGCGCAAGAGTTTCTTGGCCAAGTCCACACGGTGTCCATCGGGCTGCCAATGGACCTACGGACCACCGAACGGTGA
- a CDS encoding outer membrane protein assembly factor BamB family protein, translating into MTRVPALLSSFRSARACFFGLSLVAWLPVAFPNQAGAAEDWVGFRGGQQFGAAEATDLPAEWDDQQNIVWKQDLPGPGTSCPTLIGPRVYLTCYSGYAEDENEPGDQENLVRHIVCLDRASGEILWKKDFPAKLPESQYRAGLDSMHGYASSTLTSDGERLYAFFGVSGAYCLDLEGNVIWNRDLGSGTHGWGSATSPVVCGDILMVNASIESKSLYGFDKMTGEEKWKVDGIRDCWATPLLVEANGRTEAVLNVPNRLTAYDPQTGDELWFCDGCPDGYLCPSVIAADGVVYVTGARRNTTIAVPAGGSGDMNDQVLWRIEKGSNVNSLVYCDGYLYLTHDKNGVAYCFDAKTGDVKYEERLRPRPGIVYASATAADGKIYSSSRFDGTYVLAANPEEMELLSVNKFESDDSRTNAALAVGDNRLFLRTDKAIYCIGKE; encoded by the coding sequence ATGACCCGCGTCCCGGCTCTGCTGTCGTCGTTTCGTTCTGCCCGTGCCTGCTTCTTTGGGTTGAGCCTGGTCGCCTGGCTGCCAGTCGCGTTCCCCAATCAGGCCGGGGCGGCCGAAGACTGGGTCGGTTTCCGCGGTGGCCAGCAGTTCGGCGCCGCCGAGGCGACCGACCTCCCCGCCGAGTGGGACGACCAGCAGAACATCGTCTGGAAGCAGGACCTGCCCGGCCCCGGCACCTCGTGCCCCACGCTCATCGGCCCGCGGGTCTACCTCACCTGCTACTCCGGCTACGCCGAGGACGAGAACGAACCGGGCGACCAAGAAAACCTGGTCCGCCATATCGTCTGCCTCGACCGCGCGTCGGGCGAGATCCTCTGGAAGAAGGACTTCCCGGCCAAACTCCCCGAGAGCCAGTACCGGGCGGGCCTCGACTCAATGCACGGCTACGCCAGCAGCACGCTGACCTCTGACGGCGAGCGGCTTTACGCGTTCTTCGGGGTTTCCGGTGCGTACTGCCTGGACCTCGAGGGCAACGTCATCTGGAACCGCGACCTCGGCTCTGGCACGCACGGCTGGGGCTCGGCGACCTCGCCGGTGGTCTGCGGCGACATTTTGATGGTGAACGCCAGCATCGAGAGCAAGTCGCTCTACGGCTTCGACAAAATGACCGGCGAAGAGAAGTGGAAGGTCGACGGGATCCGCGACTGCTGGGCGACCCCGCTGTTGGTCGAGGCCAACGGCCGCACCGAGGCCGTGCTGAACGTCCCCAACCGGCTGACCGCCTACGACCCCCAGACCGGCGACGAGCTCTGGTTCTGCGACGGCTGCCCCGACGGCTACCTCTGCCCGTCGGTGATCGCCGCGGACGGAGTCGTGTACGTGACCGGCGCCCGCCGCAACACCACGATCGCCGTGCCCGCCGGCGGCTCGGGCGACATGAACGACCAGGTGCTGTGGCGGATCGAGAAGGGCTCGAACGTCAACTCGCTGGTCTACTGCGACGGTTACCTGTACCTGACGCACGACAAGAACGGCGTCGCGTACTGCTTCGACGCCAAGACCGGCGACGTGAAGTACGAGGAGCGGCTCCGCCCGCGGCCCGGCATTGTGTACGCCTCGGCCACGGCTGCCGACGGCAAGATCTACTCCAGCAGCCGCTTCGACGGCACCTACGTGCTGGCCGCCAACCCCGAAGAAATGGAGCTGCTGTCGGTCAACAAGTTCGAGTCCGACGACAGCCGCACCAACGCCGCCCTAGCGGTCGGCGACAACCGCCTGTTCCTGCGGACCGACAAGGCGATCTACTGCATCGGGAAAGAGTAG
- a CDS encoding NADPH:quinone reductase produces MKAAFVQQAGPAESIQVGELPEPQPGPGDALVRVKVAAVNPIDTYVRGGMIAMDLPKPFVPGCDLAGEVVRSGGGLRPGQRVWCSNQGLLGRQGTLCELTAVNEHWLYPIPDGVTDEAAAAGALVGITAHLGLVREARLASGETILVNGGSGGVGSTVVQMAKALGATVIATAGTEEKRQACRDLGADVAVDYKVKDLAEALAAEVPSFGGVNVWWETTREPDFDRILSCLADRGRIVLMAGRDARPEFPVGPFYVKGASLHGFVMFKATPDEQREAADSINAWLASGEYRPKVSHTFTLDQAAAAHRMQEDNTLHGTGELAGKIVVRIG; encoded by the coding sequence ATGAAAGCCGCCTTTGTCCAGCAAGCTGGTCCCGCCGAGTCGATCCAGGTCGGCGAGCTGCCCGAGCCGCAGCCCGGGCCGGGCGACGCGTTGGTGCGGGTGAAGGTCGCGGCGGTGAACCCGATCGACACCTACGTCCGCGGCGGCATGATCGCGATGGACCTGCCCAAGCCGTTCGTGCCGGGCTGCGACCTGGCGGGCGAGGTGGTCCGCTCGGGCGGCGGCCTCCGGCCGGGCCAGCGGGTGTGGTGCAGCAACCAGGGCCTGCTCGGCCGCCAGGGAACGCTGTGCGAGCTGACCGCGGTCAACGAGCACTGGCTCTACCCGATCCCCGACGGCGTTACCGACGAGGCGGCCGCGGCCGGCGCGTTGGTCGGCATCACCGCCCACCTCGGCTTGGTCCGCGAGGCGCGGCTCGCCTCCGGCGAGACGATCCTCGTCAACGGCGGCTCGGGCGGCGTGGGGTCAACCGTGGTGCAGATGGCCAAGGCGCTCGGCGCGACAGTGATCGCGACCGCCGGCACGGAGGAGAAACGCCAGGCCTGCCGCGACCTGGGGGCCGACGTCGCCGTGGACTACAAGGTCAAAGACCTGGCCGAGGCGCTCGCCGCCGAGGTCCCGTCCTTTGGGGGCGTCAACGTCTGGTGGGAGACCACCCGCGAGCCGGACTTCGACCGCATCCTGTCGTGCCTGGCGGACCGCGGCCGGATTGTGCTGATGGCGGGACGCGACGCGCGGCCCGAGTTCCCGGTGGGGCCGTTCTACGTGAAGGGCGCCAGCCTGCACGGCTTCGTGATGTTCAAGGCGACGCCCGACGAGCAGCGCGAGGCGGCCGACTCGATCAACGCCTGGCTCGCGAGCGGCGAGTACCGCCCGAAGGTGAGCCACACCTTCACGCTCGACCAGGCCGCCGCCGCGCACCGCATGCAGGAGGACAACACCCTGCACGGCACGGGTGAGCTCGCCGGCAAGATCGTCGTGCGGATTGGCTGA
- a CDS encoding YcjF family protein yields MGLRKPSAGLLLVLLLIGGGYAVVSVTPNVIAQYNSAAEINPTVGYAYLAVVSLGALAFAGGVGYLFLRLVKNARAKHKEHARRAKDPSKLSAKEREAELADNLAAGRDYAATSAMKAKLRAELERMTEELESKREHRRLEIVAFGTISSGKSSLLNALCGQDAFRSSVVGGTTIAKSSVPWSGQDKVVLVDTPGLAEADDESHGRVAIEAAEAADLVLFVVDGPLKHYEQELLELLAKMEKRVVLCLNKEDWYDARQQPELLAQLAEQASPAVAAEDIVAVRASSTTRRQVRVLPDGSEEVGEVTDPPDISPLAKRLMTIVRKEGGDLLLANLLTRSRGLVDDAKEKVLVALDEEADRVINRYMWAAGGVGLIPIPLLDLAGGSAVTVKMVVDLAAVYKQKIDTDTVVEMLAQLSKNLIATLGASAAAPALGAALGSLLKTVPGVGTITGSLLQGTVQALVTRWIGKVFCEYYRNEMKTPPGGLAEMAKRQWKFVTSPDELRKLVRLGREQTDDDSE; encoded by the coding sequence ATGGGACTCCGCAAACCATCCGCCGGCCTGCTGCTGGTGCTGCTGCTGATCGGCGGCGGCTACGCGGTGGTGAGCGTCACGCCGAACGTGATCGCGCAGTACAACAGCGCGGCCGAGATTAACCCCACGGTCGGCTACGCTTACCTGGCGGTGGTGTCGCTCGGCGCGCTGGCGTTCGCCGGCGGCGTCGGCTACCTGTTCCTGCGGCTCGTGAAGAACGCCCGCGCAAAGCACAAGGAACACGCCCGCCGCGCCAAGGATCCCAGCAAGCTGTCTGCCAAGGAACGCGAGGCCGAGCTGGCCGACAACCTGGCCGCCGGCCGCGACTACGCCGCCACCTCGGCAATGAAGGCCAAGCTCCGCGCGGAGCTGGAGCGGATGACCGAGGAGCTCGAGTCCAAACGCGAGCACCGCCGGCTGGAAATCGTCGCCTTCGGCACCATCTCTAGCGGCAAGTCATCGCTGCTCAACGCGCTGTGCGGGCAGGACGCGTTCCGCTCGAGCGTCGTGGGCGGCACGACCATCGCCAAGAGCAGCGTCCCCTGGTCGGGGCAGGACAAGGTGGTGCTGGTCGACACGCCCGGCCTGGCCGAGGCCGACGACGAATCGCACGGCCGCGTTGCGATCGAGGCGGCCGAGGCGGCCGACCTGGTGCTGTTCGTCGTCGACGGCCCGCTGAAGCACTACGAGCAAGAGCTGCTCGAGCTGCTCGCCAAGATGGAGAAGCGGGTGGTGCTCTGCCTGAACAAGGAAGACTGGTACGACGCGCGGCAGCAACCGGAGCTGCTCGCCCAGCTCGCCGAGCAGGCCAGCCCCGCCGTGGCGGCCGAGGACATCGTCGCGGTGCGGGCGAGCTCCACCACCCGCCGCCAGGTCCGCGTGCTGCCCGACGGCTCGGAGGAGGTCGGCGAGGTGACCGACCCGCCGGACATCTCGCCGCTCGCAAAGCGACTCATGACGATCGTCCGCAAAGAGGGGGGCGACCTGCTGCTGGCCAACCTGCTGACGCGTTCCCGCGGCCTGGTCGACGACGCCAAGGAGAAGGTGCTGGTCGCGCTCGACGAGGAGGCCGACCGCGTCATCAACCGCTACATGTGGGCCGCGGGCGGCGTCGGGCTGATCCCGATCCCGCTGCTGGACCTGGCCGGCGGCAGCGCGGTGACCGTCAAGATGGTGGTCGACCTGGCGGCCGTCTACAAGCAGAAGATCGACACCGACACGGTCGTCGAGATGCTCGCGCAGCTCAGCAAGAACCTGATCGCCACGCTCGGCGCGAGCGCCGCCGCGCCGGCCCTGGGGGCGGCGCTCGGCTCGCTGCTGAAGACCGTGCCGGGCGTCGGCACGATCACCGGCAGCCTGCTGCAGGGCACGGTCCAGGCGCTGGTGACCCGCTGGATCGGCAAGGTGTTCTGCGAGTACTACCGCAACGAGATGAAGACCCCGCCCGGCGGCCTGGCCGAGATGGCCAAGCGGCAGTGGAAGTTCGTCACCAGCCCCGACGAGCTGCGGAAGCTGGTGCGGCTAGGGCGGGAACAGACCGACGACGATTCCGAATAG
- a CDS encoding DUF433 domain-containing protein, giving the protein MAINWNQCESVTRDPAVLSGAWVFRGTRVPVRSLFENLEDGATIDAYLEWFPGVSRTQAEQVLEHAAASLSEPAAS; this is encoded by the coding sequence ATGGCTATCAACTGGAACCAATGCGAATCAGTCACCCGCGACCCCGCCGTACTGAGCGGCGCCTGGGTGTTCCGCGGCACGCGCGTCCCCGTGCGCAGCTTGTTCGAGAACCTCGAGGACGGCGCGACCATCGACGCGTACCTCGAGTGGTTCCCGGGTGTGTCACGCACGCAAGCAGAGCAGGTATTGGAGCACGCAGCGGCGAGCCTCTCCGAGCCCGCGGCGTCATGA
- the rlmN gene encoding 23S rRNA (adenine(2503)-C(2))-methyltransferase RlmN — protein MIDRIPIHDAHRIDQLRSERRIEPGLLRRLRIAFFKKGASADEALAHLPDGARRAFAERVDFHLLRLDHRADSQQDGASKLIFKTDAGYLIESVILRPGTGRTALCVSSQIGCAAACDFCATGKMGMARNLPAAAILDQLVQANQRLAAEDRRVRNLVFMGMGEPLHNEANLHEVLAALAHPQLFHHPMNRVLVSTVGIPDAMVRLARRFPEVNLALSLHAVRQQAREQIVPLARRYPIDQLRATIEQLNRLQGKPVMLEHLMLAGLNDSLEEAQELAAWCEGLLVHVNLIPYNPIEGAPHLVGTPPEGRKRFAQVLKDAGVTTTTRYSMGQDIEAACGQLVQRGNREVARQASAAKADQCRI, from the coding sequence ATGATTGACCGCATCCCGATCCACGACGCCCACCGCATCGACCAGCTCCGCAGCGAGCGGCGTATCGAGCCGGGTCTGCTGCGCCGGCTGCGGATCGCGTTCTTCAAGAAGGGCGCCTCGGCGGATGAGGCGCTCGCCCATCTGCCCGACGGCGCCCGGCGGGCGTTTGCCGAGCGGGTCGACTTCCACCTGCTGCGGCTCGACCACCGGGCCGACTCGCAGCAGGACGGCGCGTCGAAGCTGATCTTCAAAACCGACGCCGGCTACCTGATCGAGTCGGTCATCCTGCGGCCCGGGACCGGCCGCACCGCGCTGTGCGTGTCGAGCCAGATCGGCTGCGCCGCCGCGTGCGACTTCTGCGCCACCGGCAAGATGGGCATGGCCCGCAACCTGCCGGCCGCTGCGATCCTCGACCAGCTCGTCCAAGCGAACCAGCGCCTGGCCGCCGAGGACCGCCGCGTCCGCAACCTGGTGTTCATGGGCATGGGCGAGCCGCTGCACAACGAGGCCAACCTGCACGAGGTGCTCGCCGCCCTCGCGCACCCGCAGCTCTTCCACCACCCGATGAACCGGGTGCTGGTCAGCACCGTGGGCATCCCCGACGCGATGGTGCGGCTCGCCCGGCGGTTCCCGGAGGTCAACCTCGCGCTGAGCCTGCACGCGGTGCGGCAGCAGGCCCGCGAGCAGATTGTGCCGCTCGCCCGCCGCTACCCGATCGACCAGCTGCGGGCGACCATCGAGCAACTTAACCGGCTGCAGGGCAAGCCGGTGATGCTGGAGCACCTGATGCTGGCGGGTTTGAATGACTCTCTCGAAGAAGCCCAAGAACTCGCCGCGTGGTGCGAAGGACTATTGGTGCACGTGAACCTGATCCCCTACAACCCGATCGAGGGCGCGCCGCACCTGGTCGGCACGCCGCCCGAGGGCCGTAAGCGGTTCGCCCAGGTGTTGAAGGACGCCGGCGTCACGACGACCACGCGCTACTCGATGGGCCAGGACATCGAGGCCGCCTGCGGCCAGCTGGTGCAACGCGGCAACCGCGAGGTCGCCCGCCAGGCGTCGGCGGCCAAGGCCGACCAGTGCCGGATTTAG
- a CDS encoding protein kinase domain-containing protein — protein MINLQQLVERVGPLDHRRAARYALNAALQLEELHRQGGVHRDVRPTTLVLDHRGNAELVAAAPAPAISTLTYCSDAELPEVLPCVDYLAPEAALSSERADHRRDIYSLGCVLYFLLTGRPPFAAGSVSERLLCHQVTPPPAIAKSRADTPAILSQLCAKMMSKKPRDRPQSALEVAETLRGWLKP, from the coding sequence ATGATTAATCTTCAGCAGCTCGTCGAACGGGTCGGTCCGCTCGACCACCGCCGGGCCGCTCGCTACGCCCTTAATGCGGCGCTCCAGCTTGAAGAACTGCATCGCCAAGGGGGGGTCCATCGTGATGTCCGCCCCACGACGCTCGTCCTGGACCACCGCGGCAACGCCGAGCTGGTGGCCGCTGCCCCCGCGCCAGCGATCAGCACGCTTACGTATTGTTCCGATGCAGAGCTTCCCGAGGTGCTTCCGTGCGTCGATTACCTGGCGCCGGAGGCCGCCCTGTCGTCCGAGCGAGCAGATCATCGCCGTGACATCTACAGCCTCGGGTGTGTGCTCTACTTTCTGCTGACGGGGCGCCCTCCGTTCGCTGCCGGCTCGGTTTCAGAACGCCTGCTCTGCCATCAAGTGACGCCACCGCCGGCGATTGCTAAAAGCCGGGCTGATACGCCAGCGATTCTCTCGCAGCTCTGTGCAAAGATGATGTCCAAGAAGCCAAGAGATCGCCCGCAGTCGGCTTTAGAAGTCGCCGAGACGCTCCGCGGTTGGCTTAAGCCCTAG